Proteins co-encoded in one Actinomadura luteofluorescens genomic window:
- a CDS encoding hydroxysqualene dehydroxylase translates to MEDKTPSQNPSPQSEPEPSGRAGGGGLDRRRFVTGAIAAAGALAASGALGAGQAAAAAPTARRAARTGRAAAGRRVAIFGGGMGGLSAAHELAERGFQVTVYERKAWGGKCRSMPVPNTAGGGRQDLPAEHGFRFFPGFYQNLPDTMSRIPLPGGGKAFENLVAGDQVAAFYKGTKFTLPAKGSIIGTLSPDSLLAFLQTALNVAGAVPVVEVGYFLQKMIAFVTSGPKRRYQQWENMSFSQFVHAEKMSKPYNELLVEMFTGTLVAAKPDKANAHTMGLMAEAWVYSTLGLGGYKAPDRLLNAPTNEALIDPWVAYLKSLGVTFQSDATLTRLDVQDKKISGAEITGASGSGTVDADYYVLAVPVERAVPLLNDQILAADPSLRSLRELTTDWMNGIMIYLRQPINLAKGHVAYAGQPWALTSISQAQFWKKRFGTTYGNGEVNECLSIDLSAWDKPGILYGKAARDCTSDQIFKEVVAQIRKALPWNGIILNDANIHSYFIDPAITGNGTSQAANDEPLLINRPSSWNHRPEAATALPNLFLASDYVRADINLATMEGANEAGRKAANAILDASGASGTPAKLFKLYQPNEFKGFFDDDDRRFDRGEANFFDLYDPARP, encoded by the coding sequence GTGGAGGACAAGACTCCATCGCAGAACCCGTCGCCCCAGAGCGAGCCGGAACCGAGCGGGCGGGCGGGCGGCGGCGGGCTGGACCGCCGCCGGTTCGTCACCGGGGCGATCGCGGCGGCCGGGGCGCTCGCCGCCTCCGGCGCCCTCGGCGCCGGGCAGGCCGCGGCGGCCGCGCCCACCGCGCGCCGGGCCGCCCGCACCGGCCGCGCGGCCGCCGGACGCCGGGTAGCGATCTTCGGCGGCGGGATGGGCGGCCTGTCGGCCGCCCACGAGCTGGCCGAGCGCGGCTTCCAGGTGACCGTCTACGAGCGCAAGGCCTGGGGCGGCAAGTGCCGCAGCATGCCCGTCCCGAACACCGCGGGCGGAGGCCGCCAGGACCTGCCCGCCGAGCACGGGTTCCGGTTCTTTCCCGGCTTCTACCAGAACCTCCCCGACACCATGTCCCGGATCCCGCTGCCCGGCGGCGGCAAGGCCTTCGAGAACCTGGTCGCGGGCGACCAGGTCGCCGCCTTCTACAAGGGCACCAAGTTCACCCTTCCCGCGAAGGGCAGCATCATCGGCACGCTGAGCCCGGACTCGCTGCTGGCCTTCCTGCAGACCGCGCTCAACGTGGCCGGCGCCGTCCCGGTGGTGGAGGTCGGCTACTTCCTCCAGAAGATGATCGCGTTCGTCACCAGCGGGCCCAAGCGCCGCTACCAGCAGTGGGAGAACATGAGCTTCTCCCAGTTCGTGCACGCCGAGAAGATGTCCAAGCCCTACAACGAGCTGCTGGTGGAGATGTTCACCGGCACCCTCGTGGCGGCCAAGCCCGACAAGGCCAACGCCCACACCATGGGCCTGATGGCCGAGGCGTGGGTCTACAGCACCCTCGGCCTGGGCGGCTACAAGGCTCCCGACCGGCTGCTGAACGCCCCGACCAACGAGGCGCTCATCGACCCGTGGGTGGCCTACCTCAAGTCGCTCGGCGTGACCTTCCAGTCCGACGCCACGCTCACGCGGCTCGACGTCCAGGACAAGAAGATCAGCGGCGCGGAGATCACCGGCGCCTCCGGCAGCGGCACCGTGGACGCCGACTACTACGTGCTGGCGGTCCCGGTCGAGCGCGCCGTCCCGCTGCTCAACGACCAGATCCTGGCCGCCGACCCGAGCCTGCGGTCGCTGCGCGAGCTGACGACCGACTGGATGAACGGGATCATGATCTACCTGCGGCAGCCGATCAACCTGGCCAAGGGGCACGTCGCCTACGCCGGGCAGCCGTGGGCGCTGACCTCCATCAGCCAGGCCCAGTTCTGGAAGAAGAGGTTCGGCACCACCTACGGCAACGGCGAGGTCAACGAGTGCCTGTCGATCGACCTCTCCGCCTGGGACAAGCCCGGCATCCTCTACGGGAAGGCGGCCAGGGACTGCACCTCCGACCAGATCTTCAAGGAGGTCGTCGCGCAGATCCGCAAGGCTCTCCCCTGGAACGGGATCATCCTCAACGACGCCAACATCCACTCCTACTTCATCGACCCGGCCATCACCGGGAACGGGACCTCGCAGGCCGCCAACGACGAACCACTCCTCATCAACAGGCCCAGTTCCTGGAACCACCGGCCGGAGGCCGCCACCGCCCTGCCCAACTTGTTCCTTGCCTCCGACTACGTCCGCGCCGACATCAACCTGGCGACGATGGAGGGCGCCAACGAGGCCGGGCGGAAGGCCGCCAACGCCATCCTGGACGCCTCCGGCGCCTCCGGCACCCCGGCCAAGCTGTTCAAGCTCTACCAGCCGAACGAGTTCAAGGGCTTCTTCGACGACGACGACCGCCGCTTCGACCGCGGCGAGGCCAACTTCTTCGACCTCTACGACCCGGCCAGGCCGTGA
- a CDS encoding PucR family transcriptional regulator, with protein sequence MTAPESPPLPGRPLDEHAVRSLRESVPHIAATAADAARTRIPGYRWARRTADRDLLRGAIALALSGFLDPSADWSGEPRPAVLEAFRDLGEAEAAEGRAPDDLQAALTVATGVAAEHLTRQALRRGLALTPRHGGTAVQKGLAYTDRLRRAAAAGHLSATARGAAQGGPEQRRLIDLILSPHCEIRALREAAARASRPLPRTVAVIAVDGRRRDAAPPRFLPEDVLNGLHLKVPCLVFPDPEGPGRRAALEAMLGDQPAVVGPAVAVTRAALSLRLARRGLDLLPPAMLAAGTPVHVSEHIPALLLVQNHDLAQRLVDRKLAPLRRLRPAQQDRLAKTLLAYFECGFNASTTAARLHTHPQTVRNRLRLLEPLFGPELYAPASALDYLMALHAWQLLTDRPEGGAWKRPPNT encoded by the coding sequence ATGACCGCGCCCGAGTCGCCGCCCTTACCCGGACGGCCCCTGGACGAGCACGCGGTCAGGAGCCTGCGCGAGAGCGTCCCGCACATCGCCGCCACCGCCGCGGACGCCGCGCGCACCCGGATTCCGGGCTACCGGTGGGCCCGCCGGACGGCCGACCGCGATCTTCTGCGCGGGGCGATCGCCCTCGCGCTCAGCGGTTTCCTCGATCCCTCCGCGGACTGGTCCGGCGAGCCGCGGCCGGCGGTCCTGGAGGCCTTCCGGGACCTGGGCGAGGCCGAGGCCGCCGAGGGCCGCGCCCCCGACGACCTGCAGGCGGCCCTCACCGTCGCGACCGGCGTCGCCGCCGAGCACCTCACCCGGCAGGCCCTGCGGCGCGGGCTGGCGCTCACTCCGCGGCACGGCGGGACGGCCGTACAGAAGGGCCTCGCCTACACCGACCGGCTCCGGCGGGCCGCGGCTGCCGGCCATCTGTCGGCCACGGCGCGCGGCGCCGCCCAGGGCGGGCCGGAGCAACGGCGCCTGATCGACCTGATCCTGAGTCCGCACTGCGAGATCCGGGCCCTGCGCGAGGCCGCCGCCCGTGCGAGCCGGCCCCTCCCGCGGACCGTCGCCGTCATCGCCGTCGACGGTCGCCGCCGGGACGCCGCACCGCCGCGCTTCCTGCCGGAGGACGTTCTGAACGGGCTCCACCTGAAGGTGCCCTGCCTGGTGTTCCCCGACCCCGAGGGACCCGGTCGCCGCGCCGCCCTGGAGGCGATGCTGGGCGACCAACCGGCCGTCGTCGGCCCCGCGGTCGCCGTCACCCGCGCAGCCCTCTCCCTGCGTCTGGCCCGGCGCGGTCTCGACCTGCTCCCGCCCGCCATGCTCGCCGCCGGCACTCCCGTGCACGTGAGCGAGCACATCCCCGCGCTCCTGCTCGTCCAGAACCACGATCTGGCCCAACGCCTCGTCGACCGCAAGCTGGCGCCGTTACGCCGGCTGCGCCCGGCCCAGCAGGACCGGCTGGCGAAGACGCTGCTCGCCTACTTCGAATGCGGCTTCAACGCCAGCACCACCGCCGCCCGCCTGCACACCCATCCCCAGACGGTCCGCAACCGCCTTCGCCTGCTCGAACCTCTCTTCGGCCCCGAGCTCTACGCCCCCGCCAGCGCCCTCGACTACCTCATGGCCCTGCACGCCTGGCAACTCCTCACCGACCGGCCGGAAGGCGGCGCCTGGAAGAGACCGCCGAATACTTAG
- a CDS encoding ArsR/SmtB family transcription factor, producing the protein MAQYSPELDGVFVALADPTRRAVVRRLGLGPTSVGDLAREFPMTLPSFMKHVRTLESNGLIRTLKSGRVRTCVLNRERLDLVDDWLAEQRRIWEGRTDRLEQFVTDPKEEGR; encoded by the coding sequence ATGGCACAGTATTCGCCGGAGCTGGACGGCGTGTTCGTCGCCCTCGCCGACCCGACCCGGCGCGCCGTCGTCCGGCGCCTCGGGCTCGGGCCGACGAGCGTCGGCGACCTCGCCCGCGAGTTCCCCATGACCCTCCCCTCGTTCATGAAGCACGTGCGGACCCTGGAGTCGAACGGGCTCATCCGCACCCTCAAGTCCGGTCGGGTGCGCACCTGCGTGCTCAACCGCGAAAGGCTCGATCTCGTCGACGACTGGCTCGCCGAGCAACGCCGGATCTGGGAGGGGCGCACCGACCGCCTCGAACAGTTCGTCACCGACCCGAAGGAAGAAGGCCGATGA
- a CDS encoding SRPBCC domain-containing protein has product MNPDLDLGLERIIRAPRATVWRAWTDPSQLEQWWVPAPSRCRVDHLDTRPGGAFVTRLSDDGAHFGPHMDACFLAVEEPHRIVFTNAIDSTWRPAHPAPVAMTATITMDDHPEGTAYRLVVQHRDPEARARHSELGFADGWTTVAGQLAAFAERITAR; this is encoded by the coding sequence ATGAACCCCGATCTCGACCTCGGCCTGGAGCGGATCATCCGCGCTCCCCGCGCGACCGTGTGGCGGGCCTGGACCGATCCATCCCAGCTCGAACAGTGGTGGGTCCCGGCCCCGTCCCGCTGCCGGGTGGACCATCTGGACACGCGGCCCGGCGGAGCCTTCGTCACGCGGCTGAGCGACGACGGGGCCCACTTCGGCCCGCACATGGACGCGTGCTTTCTCGCCGTCGAGGAGCCCCACCGGATCGTGTTCACCAACGCGATCGACAGCACGTGGCGTCCCGCGCACCCCGCACCGGTCGCGATGACCGCCACGATCACGATGGACGACCATCCGGAGGGCACGGCCTACCGGCTGGTCGTCCAGCACCGCGACCCCGAGGCCCGCGCCCGCCACAGCGAACTCGGCTTCGCCGACGGCTGGACGACGGTCGCCGGCCAGCTGGCCGCCTTCGCGGAGAGGATCACCGCACGATGA
- a CDS encoding dihydrofolate reductase family protein — protein sequence MKITLTEFVTLDGVSQGPGSPDEDTTDGFTRGGWLVPHMDATFVRRASEWLDLADGLLLGRRTYEAFARDWPKITDPADPFTGRMNALPKYVVSDTLTEGTWHPTTVLAGDPVQTVAGLKARPGRELQIHGSSHLGDSLLSAGLIDALRLVVAPVVVRSGRRLLDAQGAPNGLRLVRHEATPAGVLLLEYETTGRAPQGQYEGVAAFT from the coding sequence ATGAAGATCACCCTCACCGAGTTCGTCACGCTCGACGGAGTCAGCCAGGGCCCGGGCTCGCCGGACGAGGACACCACGGACGGTTTCACCCGCGGCGGCTGGCTCGTGCCCCACATGGACGCGACGTTCGTCCGGCGCGCCTCCGAGTGGCTCGACCTCGCCGACGGCCTGCTCCTCGGCCGGCGCACCTACGAGGCGTTCGCGCGCGACTGGCCGAAGATCACCGATCCGGCCGACCCCTTCACCGGACGGATGAACGCGCTGCCGAAATACGTGGTTTCCGACACCCTCACCGAGGGGACCTGGCACCCCACCACCGTGCTCGCGGGCGATCCGGTCCAGACGGTCGCCGGCCTCAAGGCGCGGCCCGGCCGGGAACTCCAGATCCACGGCAGTTCCCACCTGGGGGACTCGCTGCTGTCGGCGGGCCTGATCGACGCGCTCCGCCTCGTGGTCGCGCCCGTCGTGGTGCGAAGCGGCCGGCGCCTTCTGGACGCGCAGGGCGCCCCGAACGGGCTGCGCCTCGTCCGCCACGAGGCCACCCCGGCGGGCGTGCTGCTCCTCGAATACGAGACGACCGGCCGAGCACCTCAAGGCCAGTACGAGGGAGTCGCGGCGTTCACCTAG
- a CDS encoding SAM-dependent methyltransferase: MSSQPEIDTTVPHSARIWNFLLGGTDNYPVDRQAGEGIFAVFPGMVAMARQSRRMLRRVVRHLAGEAGVRQFLDIGTGLPTMDNTHEIAQRLAPASRIVYVDNDPLVLTHARKLLTSTPEGATDYIEADVRDPGAILAEAARTLDYDEPVALMLMGILGLVGDYDQARSIVGRLMAALPSGSYLAVYDGTDADPAYTEAIRTYNSASGAVPYIPRTQEQIAGYFEALELLEPGVVPVTRWRPDPGQEDVPEVSCSGGLARKP, from the coding sequence ATGAGCTCACAACCCGAGATCGACACGACCGTGCCGCATTCGGCTCGCATCTGGAACTTCCTGCTGGGCGGAACCGACAACTACCCCGTCGACCGCCAGGCCGGAGAGGGGATCTTCGCCGTCTTTCCCGGCATGGTCGCCATGGCCCGGCAGTCCCGGCGGATGCTGCGGCGGGTGGTGCGGCACCTGGCGGGCGAGGCGGGCGTCCGCCAGTTCCTGGACATCGGGACCGGGCTGCCCACCATGGACAACACCCACGAGATCGCCCAGCGGCTGGCGCCGGCCTCCCGCATCGTCTACGTCGACAACGACCCGCTGGTGCTGACGCACGCCCGGAAGCTGCTGACCAGCACGCCCGAAGGCGCCACCGACTACATCGAGGCCGACGTCCGCGACCCCGGCGCCATCCTCGCCGAAGCCGCCCGCACCCTCGACTACGACGAGCCCGTCGCGCTCATGCTCATGGGCATCCTGGGGCTGGTGGGCGACTACGACCAGGCCCGTTCGATCGTCGGCCGGCTCATGGCGGCCCTGCCGTCCGGCAGCTACCTGGCCGTCTATGACGGCACCGACGCCGACCCCGCCTACACCGAGGCCATCCGGACCTACAACTCCGCCAGCGGCGCCGTCCCCTACATTCCCCGCACGCAGGAGCAGATCGCCGGTTACTTCGAGGCCCTGGAACTGCTGGAGCCAGGTGTCGTACCGGTGACGCGATGGCGGCCCGACCCCGGCCAGGAGGACGTCCCCGAGGTGTCCTGCTCGGGAGGGCTGGCCCGCAAGCCCTGA
- a CDS encoding MarR family winged helix-turn-helix transcriptional regulator, giving the protein MDPTATPGRWHALHTLLAGLDAQIESLYADRGVRGVRPRFAYPLIRLAHTGPLTIRELAASLDRSHSAMSQTIATMRHEGLVTTEPGTDARTRRVTLTDRGRALVPFLEAEWRATEAAVAELDDEVPHPLSAVVTELERALARRPMKDRILSHLDAPPAGP; this is encoded by the coding sequence ATGGACCCGACCGCGACGCCGGGACGTTGGCATGCGCTGCACACCCTGCTGGCGGGCCTGGACGCCCAGATCGAATCCCTGTACGCCGACCGGGGCGTCCGAGGGGTCCGCCCCCGCTTCGCCTACCCCCTGATCCGGCTCGCGCATACCGGCCCGCTGACGATCCGCGAACTGGCCGCCTCGCTGGACCGCTCCCACTCCGCGATGAGCCAGACGATCGCGACGATGCGCCATGAGGGGCTGGTCACCACCGAGCCCGGCACGGACGCCCGCACACGGCGCGTCACCCTGACCGACCGCGGCCGCGCCCTCGTCCCGTTCCTCGAGGCCGAGTGGCGCGCGACCGAGGCGGCGGTCGCCGAGCTCGACGACGAGGTGCCGCACCCGCTCAGCGCCGTCGTCACCGAACTGGAGCGCGCGCTGGCCCGGCGGCCGATGAAGGACCGGATCCTCTCCCACCTCGACGCGCCCCCGGCCGGGCCGTAG
- a CDS encoding MFS transporter, with translation MALRERLVDVRPLRGSRPFRALWAGSVLASIGQRIAVVAVLQQVWELTRSPLWTGAIGLATGVPLLVLGLVGGSLADAVDRRSLVRAATGGQALAALGLMVQAAAGNRSVTLLLALVAAGAGCSALGAPARRTFPTRLLPADQVAAGLALQNVAFQASMLVGPAAAGLVLARWHYPAAYAIQALTTVASMIAVIRLPAMPAPGRGDRHPAGRERRGPPPGGWLIAFRHPILWGSFGVDLAATVLAMPIALFPMVNELRFGGDPRTLGLFLSAVAVGGLGAGLFSGTVTRLRRGGLAQLAAATVWGLALAGFGLAEPLWLALSCLAAAGAADTMAVITRGALIQVETPDHFRGRVSSIEHVIGVAGPEIGNFRGGLLASLTSAPPALVTGGLVAAAAVVAVGLANPPLRRHRTTHGHGDARPSAAPDPEPADPRRLVAADRPETPGGDRDGV, from the coding sequence GTGGCCTTGCGCGAGAGGCTCGTGGACGTCCGCCCGCTGCGCGGGAGCAGGCCGTTCCGCGCCCTGTGGGCCGGGTCGGTGCTCGCCTCGATCGGGCAGCGGATCGCCGTCGTCGCCGTCCTGCAGCAGGTCTGGGAACTGACCCGCAGCCCGCTGTGGACCGGGGCCATCGGCCTGGCCACGGGCGTCCCGCTGCTCGTCCTCGGGCTGGTCGGCGGATCGCTGGCCGACGCCGTCGACCGCAGGAGCCTCGTCCGCGCCGCCACCGGCGGCCAGGCCCTGGCGGCCCTCGGCCTCATGGTCCAGGCCGCCGCCGGGAACCGGTCGGTGACGCTCCTGCTGGCCCTGGTCGCCGCCGGGGCCGGCTGCTCGGCGCTCGGGGCACCGGCCCGGCGCACCTTCCCCACCCGGCTGCTGCCCGCGGACCAGGTCGCCGCCGGGCTCGCCCTGCAGAACGTCGCGTTCCAGGCGTCCATGCTGGTCGGCCCCGCCGCCGCCGGGCTCGTGCTCGCCCGGTGGCACTACCCCGCCGCGTACGCGATCCAGGCCCTGACCACCGTCGCCTCGATGATCGCCGTGATCCGGCTGCCCGCGATGCCCGCCCCGGGCCGCGGCGATCGGCACCCGGCGGGGCGCGAGCGTCGCGGGCCGCCGCCGGGAGGGTGGCTCATCGCCTTCCGGCATCCGATCCTGTGGGGTTCGTTCGGCGTCGACCTCGCCGCCACCGTCCTGGCCATGCCCATCGCGCTCTTCCCCATGGTCAACGAACTCCGGTTCGGCGGCGATCCCCGGACGCTGGGGCTGTTCCTGTCCGCGGTCGCGGTCGGCGGGCTCGGCGCCGGGCTGTTCTCGGGAACGGTCACCCGCCTGCGCCGCGGCGGCCTGGCCCAGCTCGCCGCCGCCACGGTCTGGGGCCTGGCCCTCGCCGGTTTCGGCCTGGCGGAGCCCCTGTGGCTCGCGCTGTCCTGCCTGGCGGCGGCCGGCGCGGCCGACACCATGGCCGTGATCACCCGCGGCGCCCTGATCCAGGTGGAGACCCCCGACCACTTCCGGGGACGGGTCTCCTCGATCGAGCACGTCATCGGCGTGGCCGGCCCCGAGATCGGCAACTTCCGCGGGGGCCTCCTCGCGTCCCTCACCTCCGCGCCGCCGGCCCTCGTGACGGGCGGACTGGTGGCGGCGGCCGCGGTCGTCGCCGTCGGTCTCGCGAATCCTCCCCTGCGCCGACACCGGACGACGCACGGGCACGGGGACGCGCGCCCCTCCGCCGCACCGGACCCGGAGCCGGCCGATCCCCGCCGTCTGGTCGCCGCGGACCGCCCCGAGACCCCGGGCGGGGACCGCGATGGGGTCTGA
- a CDS encoding cation:proton antiporter regulatory subunit, whose product MDVERTSLPGIGLRHVFTTGRGRQIGVVSHRTGRRDLVIYDKDDPDTCVVSVALAAEEANAVAELLGTGRVVERLAELNRQVEGLVTEQILLTAASPYAGRRLGDTRARTRAGASIVAVVRDGEVIASPRPDFEFRAEDVVVVVGTDEGTAAVATILHGG is encoded by the coding sequence ATGGACGTCGAGCGGACTTCGCTGCCGGGCATCGGGCTGCGGCACGTGTTCACCACGGGGCGGGGCCGGCAGATCGGCGTGGTGTCGCACCGCACGGGCCGCCGGGATCTGGTGATCTACGACAAGGACGATCCCGACACCTGCGTGGTGTCGGTGGCGCTGGCGGCCGAGGAGGCCAACGCCGTGGCCGAACTGCTCGGCACCGGCCGGGTGGTGGAACGGCTGGCCGAGCTGAACCGGCAGGTCGAGGGGCTGGTGACCGAGCAGATCCTGCTGACGGCCGCCTCGCCGTACGCGGGCCGCCGGCTGGGCGACACCCGGGCCCGCACCCGCGCCGGCGCCTCGATCGTGGCGGTGGTCCGCGACGGCGAGGTCATCGCCAGCCCGCGTCCGGACTTCGAGTTCCGCGCCGAGGACGTCGTGGTGGTGGTCGGCACCGACGAGGGCACCGCCGCCGTCGCGACCATCCTGCACGGCGGGTGA
- a CDS encoding cation:proton antiporter — translation MHAATQLIELGAIVLALGLLGAVAVRFSISPIPLYLVAGLAFGSGGILPLGASEEFVSLGAEVGVILLLFTLGLEYTAGELVGTLRTSAPAGLADLVLNAAPGVAVALILDWGPVAAVALGGITYVTSSGITAKVMGDLGWLGNRETPAVLSILVFEDLAMAAYLPILTALLAGASLVAGATTLGIAAATITVILYVALRHGRLVERFVTSPTDEVLLLKVLGLTLLVAGLAQQLQVSAAVGAFLVGIALSGPLAHTARELLAPLRDLFAAVFFVFFGLHTDPGQLPPVLGVAALLAVAGIATKLTSGWVAARRAGVAARGRLRAGAALVPRGEFNIVIAGLAVSDGVNPRLGPLAAAYVLMLAIAGPLIARGVEPFIRWRGIRPSRTRPGAARDEHAVPRPADGVADDRVDGQEDVEDVEDVEAVDRPPAPGRH, via the coding sequence ATGCACGCTGCGACACAACTGATAGAGCTCGGGGCGATCGTCCTGGCGCTGGGCCTGCTGGGCGCGGTGGCGGTCCGCTTCTCCATCTCCCCCATCCCGCTGTACCTGGTGGCGGGGCTGGCCTTCGGCTCGGGGGGCATCCTGCCGCTCGGCGCCAGCGAGGAGTTCGTCTCGCTCGGCGCCGAGGTCGGCGTGATCCTGCTCCTGTTCACCCTCGGGCTGGAGTACACCGCGGGGGAACTGGTCGGGACGCTGCGCACCTCGGCCCCGGCGGGACTGGCCGACCTGGTGCTCAACGCCGCTCCCGGGGTGGCGGTGGCGCTGATCCTGGACTGGGGGCCGGTGGCCGCGGTGGCGCTCGGCGGCATCACCTACGTCACCTCGTCCGGGATCACCGCCAAGGTCATGGGGGACCTCGGCTGGCTGGGCAACCGGGAGACCCCGGCGGTGCTGTCCATCCTGGTGTTCGAGGACCTGGCGATGGCCGCCTACCTGCCGATCCTGACCGCGCTCCTGGCCGGGGCGTCGCTGGTCGCCGGGGCGACCACGCTCGGCATCGCCGCCGCCACCATCACGGTGATCCTCTACGTCGCGCTGCGGCACGGCCGGCTGGTGGAGCGGTTCGTGACCAGCCCCACCGACGAGGTGCTGCTGCTGAAGGTGCTGGGGCTGACCCTGCTGGTCGCCGGGCTGGCCCAGCAGCTGCAGGTGTCGGCGGCGGTCGGGGCGTTCCTGGTCGGCATCGCCCTGTCGGGACCGCTCGCCCACACCGCCCGGGAGCTGCTGGCTCCGCTGCGGGACCTGTTCGCCGCGGTGTTCTTCGTGTTCTTCGGCCTGCACACCGACCCCGGCCAGCTGCCCCCCGTGCTGGGTGTGGCCGCGCTGCTCGCCGTGGCCGGGATCGCCACCAAGCTCACCTCGGGCTGGGTGGCCGCCCGCCGAGCGGGCGTGGCCGCCCGCGGGCGCCTGCGCGCCGGAGCGGCACTGGTCCCGCGCGGAGAGTTCAACATCGTCATCGCCGGGCTGGCCGTGTCCGACGGCGTCAACCCCCGGCTCGGGCCGCTGGCCGCCGCCTACGTGCTGATGCTGGCCATCGCCGGGCCGCTGATCGCGCGTGGCGTCGAACCCTTCATCCGCTGGCGCGGCATCCGGCCCTCGCGCACCCGGCCGGGCGCGGCACGGGACGAGCACGCCGTCCCCCGGCCCGCCGACGGCGTGGCCGACGACCGGGTCGACGGGCAGGAGGACGTGGAAGACGTGGAAGACGTGGAGGCCGTGGACCGTCCACCGGCGCCCGGCCGGCACTGA
- a CDS encoding cytochrome P450 translates to MATEIPPQPELADIDLSDLRFWARPLEERARAFALLRAQPGPVFFTLPKLPFLGQSPGSWALVHHADVTEASRHPEVFSSEPSATSPADMPRWMDGYFNSMIDMDDPRHAKIRRIVSRAFSPKMLAKAEDDIARRAARIVDELVEAGGGDFVSGAAARLPVEVICDMLGIPARHHRRVVELTNIIVGYSDPEYVGATVEYRDGVPKLGRLGTLRMLGTVASAGWRLHRLAARLGRERRAAPTGDLTSALVNANVDGERLTPREFATFFLLLVVAGNETTRNAIAHGLKLFTEHPDQRELLLADFDGRIAGAVEEIVRFSSPVIFMRRNLTRDHEMNGHTFREGDRVTLFYWSANRDEAVFADPDRFDITRSPNPHVGFGGPGPHFCLGANLARREITVMFRELFTRLPDIAAGEPDRLVSGFINGYKRLPCTFTPPRPGR, encoded by the coding sequence GTGGCCACGGAGATCCCCCCGCAGCCGGAGCTGGCGGACATCGACCTGAGCGATCTGCGGTTCTGGGCCCGGCCGCTGGAGGAGCGGGCGCGGGCCTTCGCGCTGCTGCGCGCCCAGCCGGGTCCGGTGTTCTTCACCCTGCCCAAGCTCCCCTTCCTCGGGCAGAGCCCCGGGTCCTGGGCGCTGGTCCACCACGCCGACGTGACGGAGGCCAGCCGCCATCCGGAGGTGTTCAGCAGCGAGCCCAGCGCCACCAGCCCGGCCGACATGCCGCGCTGGATGGACGGCTACTTCAACTCGATGATCGACATGGACGATCCGCGGCACGCCAAGATCCGCCGGATCGTCTCCCGGGCGTTCAGCCCCAAGATGCTCGCCAAGGCCGAGGACGACATCGCGCGGCGGGCCGCCCGGATCGTGGACGAGCTGGTCGAGGCCGGCGGCGGCGACTTCGTGTCCGGGGCGGCCGCGCGGCTGCCGGTCGAGGTCATCTGCGACATGCTGGGCATCCCCGCCCGGCACCACCGGCGGGTGGTCGAGCTCACCAACATCATCGTCGGCTACAGCGACCCCGAGTACGTGGGCGCCACCGTCGAGTACAGGGACGGCGTCCCGAAGCTGGGCCGGCTCGGCACGCTGCGCATGCTGGGCACGGTGGCGTCGGCGGGGTGGCGGCTGCACCGGCTGGCGGCCCGGCTCGGACGGGAGCGCCGGGCCGCTCCCACCGGCGACCTGACCTCGGCGCTGGTGAACGCCAACGTCGACGGCGAACGGCTGACCCCCCGCGAGTTCGCCACGTTCTTCCTGCTGCTGGTGGTGGCCGGGAACGAGACGACCCGCAACGCGATCGCGCACGGCCTCAAGCTGTTCACCGAGCACCCCGACCAGCGCGAGCTGCTGCTGGCCGACTTCGACGGGCGCATCGCCGGCGCCGTCGAGGAGATCGTGCGCTTCAGCAGCCCGGTCATCTTCATGCGGCGCAACCTCACCCGCGACCACGAGATGAACGGCCACACCTTCCGCGAGGGCGACCGGGTGACGCTGTTCTACTGGTCCGCCAACCGCGACGAGGCGGTCTTCGCCGACCCCGACCGCTTCGACATCACGCGCTCGCCGAACCCGCACGTCGGCTTCGGCGGCCCCGGGCCGCACTTCTGCCTGGGCGCCAACCTGGCGCGGCGGGAGATCACGGTGATGTTCCGCGAGCTGTTCACGCGCCTGCCCGACATCGCCGCCGGGGAACCCGACCGGCTCGTGTCCGGCTTCATCAACGGCTACAAGCGCCTGCCCTGCACCTTCACCCCTCCGCGGCCCGGGCGCTGA